The DNA window GGCAGCCAAACACTTTAAGCGCTGGTACTTCTGGGCCACCCACTGCCGTCTCAAGCCGATCATCGACGCGGCCAAGACGTTGAAGCGCCACGAGGCGGGGCTGTTGTCCTACTTCGCCCACCGCATCACCAACGCCGGTGCCGAGGGCCTGAACTCACGCATCCAGGCCATCCGGGTTTCGGCCCGCGGCTACCGCAACCGCGAGCACTTCAAGACCGCGATCTACTTCCACCTCGGCGGGCTCCAGCTCTATCCGGCCATCCCATGACCCACGGAGTTCCCAGAAGAGCCCCAAAATGGTGATCCTGTCTCGCCCTGTAGCGATGATTGGCTACTGCTGCTGTCTCACTTAACCCTGTCACACAGGGGACGGGTGCCTCACCCAAGGTTGACAGAGAGGGCAGGCTGGGCTACCTCAATGAGATTCAAAGCCATCTCGACCTTACGAAGGAAGTGTCGACTCCTTCTCGCGTGGTGTTAGCGGGGATCTCCTGACAGTTCCGTGGGTGGGGTTTCATGCTGTGCGGCCGGGTAGTGCGGGGCAGAGGCCGCCGCGGGTGAGCATGGCCATGCCGATCAGCGCATCTGGACTATGAAACCCGTATGCCCGCTTGGTCAACGCCCGTAGATGGGTGTTCGTGGACTCCGAGCGGGCATTGGACAGTTGGTGGTCGAGGGTGTTGCCGATCAACTCCTTGTGACGGCGGACGGTTCGGGCCACAGCGACGAATTCCGGGATGTGTGAGTGCGAGGCCCAGGACAGCCATCCGGCCAGCAGTTGGCGGCCGTCGCGGCCCTTGACCTGAAACACTTCGCGGAGTTGCTCTTTGAGCAGATAAGCCCGATACAGCGTGGCGTTGGTAGTCGTGATCGCCGCGAGGCTGGTGCGTTGCTCGCCGGTCAGGTCGGCCGGGTTTTTGCGGACCGCCCACATGGCGTGGCGATCCCGCACGCCGGCACGGGTCATGGTGCGCACCCGCACCTTGTCGAGAGCCCTCATCGCCCAGGCCACGATGTGGAAGGGATCCAGGCAGATCACCGCCTGAGGGGCCCGCTCGCGCAGCACGGTGTGGATCCATTCCGCGCCATCGCAGCTGACGTGGGTCAATGCCGCGGCGCGGGCATCACCGAGCTGGTCGAAGAAACGGCTCAGGGTGTCTTGGTTGCGGCCGGGTGCGGCCCACACCAGCCGGCCTGTGGTGTGGTCGATCACGCAGGTCAAATAGCGGTGGCCGTTGCGGTAGGAGATCTCGTCGATGCCGATGCGGGTCAGGCCGGCGAGCAGGTCGTTGGTGTCGCGGCCATCGGCGATGACCCGGGCCACGATCGCCGCGACGGTGCGCCAGGCGACCCGCAAAAACACCGCAACCACGCTGATCGCGGCGTGTGCGGCCCACCATGCGCAGGTGTCCTCAAAGGCCCAGGTGTGTTTGGCTCCGGGACGCGCCCACGGCACGTGTGCCACCCCCACTCCGTGCTCACCGCAGGTCACCCGGGGTACCGGTGCCTGCAGGTAGGCCTTGGTGGCGCCCACGTCGAGGAGCCTGTCACGATTTCTGTGTAAGTCAGAGGTGATTTGACTACGAGTTGTATTCTAGCACAATGGGATTCGCCCAGGGAATAGTCTGGCGAGTGTGTTGAGCGCCACAGTCCAGTTGTGCGTTCCAGTACCCGAATAGCCTCCTCTCTCGCTGGAGATGTTGCGCAGCCCGAGGTACAGCAACTTCATCGCGGCGTCCTTGTCCGTGAAATGACCACGGTTCTTGGTGATCTTGCGCAACTGGAAGTTGATCGACTCGATCGCATTGGTGGTGTAGACGATCTTGCGCAACTCCACCGGATAGTCCAGGAACGGAACGAATTCCCCCCAGGCGTTGTGCCACACGTCAATTGCACCCGGATATTGGGCGCCGAATTGCTGGTCGAACTCCTTGAGTGCGAGTTCGGCTCCATCGACGGTCGGCGCACTGTAGATCGCCCGCATCGCGGTGGCGACCTTCTTGCGGTCCTTATAAGACACGAAGCGCATCGCATTCCTAATGACGTGCACGACGCAGGTCTGCACCACGGTATCGGGATAGATCGAGCGGATCGCATCAGGCAGACCGGTCAGCCCGTCGCAGCAGGCGATGAGGATGTCGCGCACCCCGCGGTTGCGCAGGTCGATGACGACCTTCTGCCAGAACTTCGCCCCCTCGGAGTCCTGGATCCAGCAGCCCAAGGCGTGTTTGCGGCCCTCCAGATCCACGCCAATGGCCAAATAGGCGACCTTGGTGGTGATGACCCCGTTGTCGCCGATCCGCAGCCGCAGCCCATCGATGTAGAGGATCGGGTAGACCTCATCGAGCGGGCGGGCCTGCCAGGCCTTGATCTCATCGACCACCACCTCGGTGATATTGGAGATCAACTCCCGCGACACCGACGCCCCATAGACCTCCTGCAGGTGGGCTTCGATATCGCGGGTGGTCATTCCCCGTGAATACAGCGACAACACCACCGAATTGATGTTGTTGAGCCGGCGGGTCTTCTTCGGCACAATCGCCGGCTCAAACGAGCCGTTGCGATCACGCGGCGCATCGATCTGCACCGGGCCGTTGACGGTGGTCACCGTTTTCGGCGTGGTGCCGTTGCGCGAATTTCCCGATCCGCGTCCGGCCGGATCGCCGGCCTCATAACCCAGATGGTGGGTTAGCTCCGCATTCAGCGCCCGCTCCAGCACGGCCTTAGTCAGCTGGTTCAGCAAACCGTCCGCGCCGTCGATCGGGGTCCCGGTCTTCACCGCATCCTTAATCAACGAGTCCAGCGTCTCTTCGGTGAACATCTCGGCCAGCCGCCGCGCCGCGGTCGTCTCCTCAGCCGGCATCTGCATGGTCTTGGTCACAAAACACTCCTTCTGTCCGCCCAACGGCGGTCCGATGATGGACCACCCCGGACTTACACAGATGGAATGACACGCCCACGTCGAGGGTCCGCCAGCGGCGCACATCGTCGCCGCCGTCATAACCCGGGCAGTGTTTGCGGCATCGTGAACAACGACTGGCCTGCGATGCCTTGGGACGCACCGAAAACACCAGCACCTCGCTGGTCACCGGCGTCTTACCACGGGAGGTCTCCGTCTGGATCGTCACGTCCTCGATGAGCGTGTCCTGGCCCTCGAGAGCCGCTACGAATACCCTGGATTTGCGCAACGCCGTCCACCCTCCTTCGTCTTGAACCTTCCAACAGTCCAAAACGTAAGCAGGACACGGCGTTGCGCCCCAAATCCCCTGGTCACGGACCCACGACAACGTCACAAGAGCCGTTAGCGGGCCGGACAGGAAACGGGAAAACCGTTCTTGCATCGGACTATTGCCATATTGAAGCCATCTCGTACGCGTTCATATGTTGGGTCGACTGTCGCGACGTTGACTTCATCGAACCGCAGATCCGCAATCTGACTGAGCAGTTGAACGAGACCGTCCCAGGTGGTACGACAATCGGGCCGCGGACCACGGTGAGCACTGTCACTGCGGGAACATCGAATACCCATGCCGCCCAGTAATTTCGGCCCTCCCCCAGCCGCCCGACGAGCGCGTCCAGCGACCGTTGAACCACGTCGGTCGATCGGGTGAGCGCGGGTTACACCCGGCGTTGGTTGCGGCTCAACAGACCCATGTGGCTGATCTAGCCGGCCGCCGAATCGGCACGAGGAGCCGGGCCGGGTCGTCGACTCGCGTCGGGCGGAGTTGGCTCGTCCTCGACCAGGGTGAAGTAGTTTTCCTCCTCCTGGACGAAGTGCAGCCGCAGCAGGGCATACAGGCCGTACAGGCAGGCCAGGAGGTCGTCGACCTGGTCGGGCTGGATCGCTCCGGCCGATTGCGCCAGCGCCACATGCGTGCCGATGCGGTCGGCGAGGCGCTGGATCTCGGCGTGGGTGCGGCTCATGGTCGCGGTGGC is part of the Mycobacterium sp. HUMS_12744610 genome and encodes:
- a CDS encoding IS256 family transposase; amino-acid sequence: MAEMFTEETLDSLIKDAVKTGTPIDGADGLLNQLTKAVLERALNAELTHHLGYEAGDPAGRGSGNSRNGTTPKTVTTVNGPVQIDAPRDRNGSFEPAIVPKKTRRLNNINSVVLSLYSRGMTTRDIEAHLQEVYGASVSRELISNITEVVVDEIKAWQARPLDEVYPILYIDGLRLRIGDNGVITTKVAYLAIGVDLEGRKHALGCWIQDSEGAKFWQKVVIDLRNRGVRDILIACCDGLTGLPDAIRSIYPDTVVQTCVVHVIRNAMRFVSYKDRKKVATAMRAIYSAPTVDGAELALKEFDQQFGAQYPGAIDVWHNAWGEFVPFLDYPVELRKIVYTTNAIESINFQLRKITKNRGHFTDKDAAMKLLYLGLRNISSERGGYSGTGTHNWTVALNTLARLFPGRIPLC
- a CDS encoding ISL3 family transposase codes for the protein MTSDLHRNRDRLLDVGATKAYLQAPVPRVTCGEHGVGVAHVPWARPGAKHTWAFEDTCAWWAAHAAISVVAVFLRVAWRTVAAIVARVIADGRDTNDLLAGLTRIGIDEISYRNGHRYLTCVIDHTTGRLVWAAPGRNQDTLSRFFDQLGDARAAALTHVSCDGAEWIHTVLRERAPQAVICLDPFHIVAWAMRALDKVRVRTMTRAGVRDRHAMWAVRKNPADLTGEQRTSLAAITTTNATLYRAYLLKEQLREVFQVKGRDGRQLLAGWLSWASHSHIPEFVAVARTVRRHKELIGNTLDHQLSNARSESTNTHLRALTKRAYGFHSPDALIGMAMLTRGGLCPALPGRTA